From a region of the Paenibacillus sp. R14(2021) genome:
- a CDS encoding glycosyltransferase — MHKKRVLLLSEGFGSGHTQAAYALAVGLRSLDPSIQTRVIELGNFLNPVIGPLIVSAYRKTVTKQPKLLGIVYRRQYKKSLNRFTQLALHRLFYTHTSQVIHQLKPDLIVCTHPVPNAVVSRLKRLGLRVPLYTLITDYDAHGTWTSSEVTKYLVSTVEVKKKLTERGISSSRIQVTGIPVHPNFWKTHDKSELQAHFDLKPLPTVLIMGGGWGIMYSDDLLSYMTRWRDRVQLIYCVGNNEKVRERMLADPNFQHPNIKVLGFTKEINKLMDLSDLLITKPGGMTCTEGLSKGIPMLFYEPIPGQEEVNSEYFVASGFGEVLESTGTIDKWFDMIQKPGAVQYRMDLMIKRNQQYNPMECSRAVLQLMQ, encoded by the coding sequence ATGCATAAAAAACGGGTATTGCTGCTTTCTGAAGGCTTTGGCTCCGGACATACCCAAGCTGCCTACGCGCTGGCTGTCGGTCTTCGTTCGCTCGATCCTTCGATTCAAACCCGCGTCATCGAGCTGGGTAACTTCCTGAACCCTGTCATCGGTCCGCTGATCGTGTCTGCTTATCGCAAAACCGTCACGAAGCAGCCGAAGCTTCTCGGTATCGTTTATCGCAGGCAATATAAGAAATCGCTCAATCGATTCACACAGCTGGCGCTTCATCGCCTTTTCTATACGCATACGTCGCAAGTCATCCATCAGCTCAAGCCTGATCTGATCGTATGCACACATCCCGTACCGAATGCAGTCGTCTCGCGACTGAAGCGGCTCGGTCTTCGCGTACCGCTCTACACGCTCATCACGGATTACGATGCGCACGGTACGTGGACGAGTTCGGAAGTGACCAAGTACTTGGTCTCCACCGTGGAAGTAAAGAAGAAATTAACGGAACGCGGCATCTCTTCAAGCCGGATTCAAGTAACGGGCATTCCGGTTCATCCGAACTTCTGGAAGACCCACGACAAATCCGAGCTGCAGGCCCATTTCGATCTCAAGCCGCTGCCAACCGTGCTTATTATGGGCGGCGGCTGGGGGATCATGTACAGCGATGACCTGCTCTCCTATATGACGCGCTGGCGCGACCGCGTGCAGCTCATTTATTGCGTCGGCAACAACGAGAAGGTTCGGGAACGCATGCTCGCTGACCCGAATTTCCAGCATCCCAACATCAAGGTGCTCGGATTTACGAAGGAAATCAACAAATTAATGGATTTGTCCGATCTGCTCATTACGAAGCCTGGCGGCATGACCTGCACAGAGGGACTCAGCAAGGGCATTCCGATGCTCTTCTACGAGCCCATCCCCGGCCAGGAAGAAGTGAACAGTGAATATTTTGTTGCCAGCGGCTTTGGAGAAGTATTGGAATCTACCGGAACCATCGACAAATGGTTCGACATGATCCAAAAGCCCGGGGCCGTTCAGTACCGCATGGATCTCATGATCAAACGCAACCAGCAATACAATCCGATGGAATGCTCGCGCGCCGTTCTGCAGCTGATGCAGTAA
- a CDS encoding C40 family peptidase, with product MKKCTASLLALILTALLLLPAVGSASAATAPIVGEIQSSVSFRSLPSTSSTVYKYLKKGEQVIVLNEVNDYWYKVQDVTGSIGYISTSDKYVEIIANATIVSSVSFRKGPSTDYARIRYMVKGESVLVTGQPSSAWFAVTDTNGVKGYVSSSDQYILTSAGVTQPGGNPSNGSGPDTPNQAALIESIIATGMKYWGTPYEYGSDRDTTTTFDCSDFVRQAFREGAGVSLPADSRKQGDYVKALGGVKTDWHQLKRGDLMFFMDYKGSKASSYDGINKAAEPITHVGIYLGNGQILHTYSIESGGVRTSVIAGSHWEYRFLFGGSAL from the coding sequence ATGAAAAAGTGTACAGCATCGTTGTTGGCTCTAATTCTGACAGCTTTGCTCCTGCTGCCGGCGGTAGGATCAGCCTCTGCTGCAACTGCACCGATTGTCGGGGAAATTCAGTCCAGTGTAAGCTTCCGCAGTCTTCCGTCCACATCGTCTACCGTCTACAAGTATTTGAAAAAGGGCGAGCAGGTTATCGTTCTGAATGAAGTAAACGATTACTGGTACAAGGTGCAGGATGTCACAGGTTCCATTGGCTACATCTCCACATCGGACAAGTACGTAGAAATTATCGCGAATGCAACGATTGTCTCCTCGGTATCCTTCCGCAAGGGGCCTTCGACGGATTATGCACGTATCCGTTACATGGTCAAAGGAGAGTCCGTTCTTGTTACTGGCCAGCCGAGCAGCGCATGGTTTGCCGTGACGGATACGAACGGAGTTAAAGGATATGTAAGCTCCAGCGATCAATACATATTGACGAGTGCAGGCGTTACGCAGCCTGGCGGCAATCCGTCCAACGGTTCAGGTCCGGATACTCCGAATCAGGCTGCACTTATTGAAAGCATCATTGCAACCGGCATGAAATATTGGGGAACGCCTTACGAGTACGGCTCTGACCGCGATACGACGACAACCTTCGACTGCTCGGATTTTGTCCGCCAAGCATTTCGTGAAGGCGCTGGCGTGTCGCTTCCGGCCGATTCGCGCAAGCAGGGGGATTATGTGAAGGCTCTCGGCGGCGTGAAGACGGATTGGCATCAGCTGAAACGCGGCGATCTCATGTTCTTCATGGATTATAAAGGGTCGAAGGCATCTTCCTACGACGGCATCAACAAAGCAGCAGAACCGATTACGCATGTTGGCATCTACTTGGGCAACGGCCAAATTCTGCATACCTATTCCATCGAATCCGGCGGCGTGCGTACAAGCGTTATCGCCGGCAGCCACTGGGAGTACCGCTTCTTGTTCGGCGGCAGCGCGCTCTAA
- the pyrE gene encoding orotate phosphoribosyltransferase, whose amino-acid sequence MTKQLLAGEIYSTSHLTGQFQLRSGQVSDTYFDKYLFESKPSLLRAIAYELSTHIPIGIDVLAGLEMGGIPIATAISLQTGIPAAYVRKQAKPYGTCKQAEGAEVRGQRLCVVEDVVNTGGQILLSVHALREAGAIVEDVVCVIERNPEGRRKLEEAGLKLCALFTMEELAEAGNTVSEH is encoded by the coding sequence ATGACGAAGCAGCTGCTGGCAGGCGAGATTTACAGCACGTCGCATTTGACGGGCCAATTTCAACTTCGTTCAGGACAAGTATCCGATACGTATTTTGACAAGTATTTGTTTGAATCAAAGCCAAGCTTGCTTCGCGCAATCGCGTATGAGCTCTCCACCCACATTCCGATCGGCATCGACGTGCTGGCCGGCCTCGAGATGGGCGGCATACCGATCGCGACGGCGATCTCGCTGCAAACTGGCATTCCGGCTGCGTACGTAAGAAAGCAAGCCAAACCATATGGGACCTGCAAGCAGGCAGAAGGAGCCGAGGTGCGCGGACAGCGGCTGTGCGTCGTCGAGGACGTCGTTAACACAGGCGGCCAAATTCTGCTCAGCGTTCATGCGCTGCGCGAAGCGGGAGCGATCGTCGAAGACGTTGTCTGCGTCATCGAGCGCAATCCGGAGGGCAGACGCAAGCTGGAAGAAGCAGGCTTGAAGCTGTGTGCGCTCTTTACGATGGAAGAGTTAGCGGAAGCGGGAAACACGGTATCGGAGCATTAA
- a CDS encoding TetR/AcrR family transcriptional regulator, with amino-acid sequence MEHKKPVDRKAQIIEAAAKSFAMFGYKATTMELVSKMAAVGKGTIYTFFATKEELFSENISQLTIELRGLAERSIDRERSFFDNLSAVLHELLLFREKHELIVKLSQEVRDIGTPMAKDGIAKLEQAITAFIQQEVALAIEKGELRSADPALTAYIMLKLYVALSAEWSKHHEPLTRGEIADYFSALLKDGMAAR; translated from the coding sequence TTGGAGCACAAGAAACCGGTGGACCGCAAGGCTCAAATTATTGAAGCAGCGGCAAAGTCATTTGCCATGTTCGGCTATAAAGCGACCACGATGGAACTGGTATCCAAAATGGCTGCAGTCGGCAAAGGGACGATCTATACGTTCTTCGCTACGAAGGAAGAACTTTTCAGCGAGAACATCAGTCAGCTGACGATAGAGCTTCGCGGCTTGGCGGAGCGGTCGATTGACCGGGAGCGCTCGTTCTTCGACAACTTATCGGCCGTGCTTCACGAGCTGCTCTTGTTCCGCGAGAAGCATGAGCTGATCGTGAAGCTGTCCCAAGAGGTGCGCGATATCGGTACGCCGATGGCCAAGGACGGCATTGCGAAGCTGGAGCAGGCGATAACGGCTTTCATTCAGCAGGAAGTGGCGCTTGCCATTGAGAAGGGCGAGCTGCGCAGCGCGGATCCGGCATTGACGGCATACATCATGTTGAAGCTATATGTCGCGCTAAGCGCCGAGTGGAGCAAACATCATGAACCGCTTACGCGCGGGGAAATCGCCGATTATTTCAGTGCGCTGCTGAAGGATGGTATGGCGGCTAGGTAA
- a CDS encoding kinase-associated lipoprotein B has protein sequence MHNDQRTMPDLGTISAFTYKTGQYVGEVVENTGPRAVMKVLAVLKHPEQGDLHHPYNPDVPMFHERRALSYTEKANVPLGDIKAFHGEVPAYKASLEHALAKEIDALDKLKRWSERGLEQLEQLAKEYK, from the coding sequence ATGCATAACGATCAAAGGACGATGCCAGACTTAGGCACTATTTCAGCGTTTACTTATAAAACGGGCCAATACGTAGGGGAAGTTGTGGAAAATACAGGCCCACGGGCCGTCATGAAGGTGCTTGCGGTATTGAAGCATCCGGAGCAGGGGGATCTTCATCATCCATACAATCCGGACGTGCCGATGTTTCACGAGCGCAGAGCGCTCAGCTACACCGAGAAGGCCAATGTCCCTCTCGGCGATATCAAAGCTTTCCATGGCGAGGTGCCTGCGTACAAAGCATCGCTTGAGCATGCGCTCGCTAAGGAGATCGATGCATTAGACAAGCTCAAGCGCTGGTCGGAACGCGGGCTTGAACAATTAGAACAGCTCGCCAAGGAGTACAAATAG
- a CDS encoding stalk domain-containing protein, producing the protein MTSKFRKSPKQAAALTAAALMIFTISAGSANAFGTSAGGYVKAVASYAATAAPQAPAAKGSDPLHIVAVGDSLTVGYEYGMGVTSVPYGYVDRVYEQALYHGRADLKNYGVLGLKSPGLSGFLKAAAEGKSVTAEEIQVNDLTDDANRFNAGVVAKSAQMAADLKTADLVTLTIGGNDFTPIFEEIKSKNLPADELKTKLDAMLADYNPQLEASLRTILSLNPKATVVFADQYLPAPKPSTLNKAITQEQYDVLTAAVSQLKGQDEALAAKLTQEGYDVRAVDVSAPFKDKELFYTYILKGDIHPKQDGYDAMGRAFAKGIWGSYRDPGALAIGTPLRVVVNGSSLKGANKPVLKNNTTFLPMRDIATALHASLAWDNKTRTATIKSGDKQVAFTIGANTMKVNGQSVPLETPAYLQQVGSNSVTYLPLAALSKGLGFQVEYRKPIVTVFINS; encoded by the coding sequence TTGACTAGTAAATTCAGGAAATCACCTAAACAAGCAGCCGCTCTGACCGCTGCCGCACTCATGATCTTCACGATTAGCGCAGGAAGCGCTAATGCCTTCGGCACTTCGGCAGGAGGCTATGTCAAAGCCGTTGCCTCGTACGCAGCAACAGCTGCACCACAAGCTCCCGCGGCAAAAGGAAGCGATCCACTTCATATTGTTGCGGTCGGCGATTCGCTGACCGTCGGTTACGAATACGGGATGGGTGTTACTTCCGTTCCTTACGGCTATGTGGACCGCGTGTACGAACAGGCGCTCTATCACGGACGCGCCGATCTCAAGAATTACGGTGTCCTGGGCTTGAAATCGCCTGGGCTGAGCGGATTTCTTAAGGCGGCGGCAGAAGGCAAGAGCGTAACGGCGGAAGAGATTCAAGTGAATGATCTTACCGATGACGCTAATCGCTTTAATGCAGGCGTAGTCGCGAAATCCGCCCAAATGGCTGCGGACTTGAAGACTGCCGATCTCGTTACCTTGACGATCGGCGGCAATGATTTTACGCCGATCTTCGAGGAGATCAAATCGAAGAACCTGCCGGCGGATGAGCTGAAGACGAAGCTCGATGCTATGCTGGCGGACTACAACCCGCAGCTGGAGGCTTCGCTCCGGACGATTCTGAGTCTGAATCCGAAGGCAACCGTCGTATTCGCGGATCAATACCTGCCTGCGCCAAAGCCGTCGACGCTGAACAAAGCGATCACGCAGGAGCAATATGACGTGCTCACCGCCGCCGTATCCCAGCTCAAGGGACAGGATGAAGCGCTCGCAGCCAAGCTAACGCAGGAAGGCTATGACGTGCGCGCCGTGGACGTATCCGCTCCGTTCAAGGACAAGGAACTTTTCTATACGTACATTCTCAAAGGCGACATCCATCCCAAGCAAGACGGCTATGACGCCATGGGCAGAGCCTTCGCCAAGGGCATCTGGGGCAGCTATCGCGATCCGGGCGCACTTGCGATCGGCACGCCGCTTCGTGTCGTGGTCAACGGAAGCAGCTTGAAAGGCGCCAATAAGCCCGTGCTGAAGAACAACACGACCTTCCTCCCGATGCGCGATATTGCGACGGCGCTGCATGCCTCGCTGGCTTGGGATAACAAAACAAGAACGGCCACGATCAAGTCCGGCGATAAGCAGGTTGCGTTTACAATCGGCGCAAATACGATGAAAGTCAACGGACAGTCCGTGCCGCTTGAGACACCGGCCTATCTCCAGCAGGTCGGCAGTAATTCCGTCACGTATCTCCCGCTCGCCGCATTGTCCAAGGGACTCGGCTTTCAAGTCGAATACCGGAAGCCGATAGTGACGGTATTTATTAATTCTTAG
- a CDS encoding YhgE/Pip domain-containing protein, whose translation MGLSLFGREMKRIVRQPKLLIPIIGILFIPIMYSGMLIGAFWDPYGKLDEMPVAVVNEDAGASFNGQPLAVGKDLVAELKADKQFKWAFVDQKEAQAGLKNGDYYYVIEIPSSFSKQATTLLDKEPHPASLRYVSNDSENYLAAKIGHTAVDQLQTQISQQVTKAYAKAVFSSIGEAADGIAQASDGASKLSEGAASAEQGAVQLRDNIAKLASGSQQLAGGVKALDSGAGKLTAGTAAVSDGAAQLAAGLAKLEAAGGQLGGGASEAAKAGAQLAEGLASAKQGSADLAGAAAKLSAALDAYAAAQPNAAQDSALQGLISAARAVSAGAAELSGGSAKLAAGGTELQQGQSRLQQGLDALHAQLAAAAKSGADLAAGAKSAAAGAAKLADGAAAAGRGAAQLAGGSGQLASGSAALASGTAQLAGGSAELSGKLGDASRQTGGVAGTDALYDMFANPVHVEEQKLTDVPNYGTGFTPYFLSLGLFVGALLSTMVIPMRETGTKPASAWSWFLSKSLLFVTVGIVQALIADAILLYGIGLHVNHLGAFIGMSVLASITFMMIVQFLVTLLDQPGRFVAVMLLILQLTGSAGTYPSELVPSWLRSIGHWLPMTYSIAAFREIVTGNELLTTGSKAAVLAVFALVFAALSMLVFELHYRKTNHGASSAPAEAAI comes from the coding sequence ATGGGATTATCATTATTTGGCAGGGAAATGAAACGGATTGTGCGCCAGCCGAAGCTGCTCATTCCGATCATCGGAATCTTATTTATCCCTATTATGTACAGCGGTATGCTGATAGGTGCATTCTGGGATCCATACGGCAAGCTGGATGAAATGCCGGTAGCTGTTGTTAATGAGGATGCCGGTGCATCCTTCAACGGTCAGCCGCTCGCGGTCGGCAAGGATCTCGTTGCCGAGCTGAAGGCCGACAAACAGTTCAAGTGGGCCTTCGTCGATCAAAAGGAAGCGCAGGCAGGGCTGAAGAACGGTGATTATTATTATGTCATTGAAATCCCGTCCTCATTCTCGAAGCAGGCGACGACGCTGCTTGATAAAGAGCCGCATCCCGCATCGCTTCGGTACGTATCGAACGACAGCGAGAATTATTTGGCCGCGAAGATCGGCCATACGGCCGTCGACCAGCTGCAAACGCAAATTTCGCAGCAGGTGACGAAAGCTTATGCGAAAGCCGTGTTCAGCAGCATCGGGGAAGCGGCTGACGGCATTGCACAAGCGAGCGACGGCGCAAGCAAGCTCAGCGAGGGTGCAGCAAGCGCGGAGCAGGGAGCGGTGCAGCTGCGCGATAATATTGCGAAGCTGGCAAGCGGTTCGCAGCAATTGGCCGGCGGCGTTAAGGCACTTGACAGCGGCGCCGGGAAATTAACAGCGGGCACGGCTGCCGTCAGCGACGGCGCGGCGCAGCTGGCCGCTGGCCTCGCGAAGCTGGAAGCCGCCGGCGGACAGCTCGGCGGCGGCGCTTCCGAAGCCGCGAAGGCCGGCGCGCAGCTGGCCGAGGGGCTTGCATCGGCGAAGCAGGGCAGCGCCGATCTCGCCGGCGCAGCCGCGAAGCTGTCGGCGGCGCTGGACGCATACGCCGCCGCGCAACCGAATGCAGCGCAGGACAGCGCGCTGCAGGGGCTGATCAGCGCAGCCCGCGCGGTATCCGCGGGCGCAGCCGAGCTCTCCGGCGGCAGCGCGAAGCTGGCCGCCGGCGGCACGGAGCTGCAGCAGGGGCAAAGCCGCCTGCAGCAAGGGCTTGACGCGCTGCACGCACAGCTGGCAGCGGCAGCGAAGAGCGGCGCCGACCTGGCCGCCGGCGCCAAGAGCGCCGCGGCGGGCGCCGCGAAGCTGGCGGACGGCGCAGCCGCCGCAGGCCGCGGTGCGGCGCAGCTGGCCGGGGGCTCCGGCCAGCTGGCAAGCGGCTCCGCCGCGCTGGCGAGCGGCACGGCCCAGCTCGCCGGCGGCTCAGCCGAGCTGTCGGGCAAGCTCGGCGACGCCTCCCGCCAAACCGGGGGCGTCGCCGGAACCGACGCCCTCTACGACATGTTCGCGAATCCCGTCCATGTCGAAGAGCAGAAGCTAACTGATGTGCCGAATTACGGCACGGGCTTCACGCCTTACTTCCTGTCGCTCGGCCTGTTCGTTGGGGCACTGCTCTCGACGATGGTCATTCCGATGCGGGAAACCGGCACGAAGCCGGCATCGGCTTGGAGCTGGTTCCTCAGCAAGTCGCTGCTTTTCGTGACCGTCGGCATCGTGCAGGCGCTCATCGCGGATGCGATTCTACTCTACGGTATCGGCCTGCATGTGAACCATCTCGGCGCATTTATCGGGATGTCGGTCCTGGCGAGCATTACCTTCATGATGATCGTGCAGTTCCTCGTGACCTTGCTGGATCAGCCGGGTCGATTCGTAGCCGTTATGCTGCTCATTCTGCAGCTGACCGGCAGCGCCGGCACCTATCCGTCGGAGCTCGTGCCTTCTTGGCTGCGCAGCATTGGCCACTGGCTGCCGATGACGTATTCCATCGCGGCGTTCCGCGAAATCGTAACCGGCAACGAGCTGCTGACAACCGGCAGCAAGGCAGCGGTGCTGGCCGTCTTCGCGCTCGTATTCGCGGCACTGTCGATGCTGGTGTTCGAGCTGCATTACCGCAAAACGAACCACGGCGCTTCATCGGCACCGGCGGAAGCAGCAATCTAA